In Cydia amplana chromosome 13, ilCydAmpl1.1, whole genome shotgun sequence, a single genomic region encodes these proteins:
- the LOC134653351 gene encoding large ribosomal subunit protein mL49 — MAAMWRAQCAFARLFTGKTGQILNNAADFGTKLAPESLSVLVSRNYSNYKNSPLVHKITEQYEYEIVKNPAEWTYVERLLPFETIPEVQPKANYPSGWVPPKDEALELPYFISRTKNHALPIYLLTTFKGGRKITMIKKIDGDIWQMNDEVKEFLEEKMKRYVETRVHELGRFIEVKGDYVNDLRDWAHSKGF; from the exons atggcggcgaTGTGGCGTGCACAGTGCGCATTTGCGCGACTTTTTACCGGAAAAACTGGACAAATCTTGAACAACGCAGCAGATTTTGGTACAAAACTCGCCCCGGAATCACTAtcg gttttagtatccagaaattattcaaattataaaaattctCCATTAGTACATAAAATAACCGAacaatatgaatatgaaatagtaaaaaatCCCGCTGAATGGACTTATGTGGAGAGACTATTACCATTCGAAACCATTCCGGAAGTCCAACCCAAGGCTAATTACCCGTCGGGTTGGGTGCCTCCAAAAGACGAAGCACTAGAACTACCATATTTCATTTCAAGAACGAAGAACCATGCATTGCCAATATATTTACTCACGACATTTAAAGGTGGACGTAAAATAACTATGATTAAAAAGATAGATGGTGATATTTGGCAAATGAATGACGAAGTTAAGGAATTTTTGGAAGAGAAAATGAAGAGATATGTCGAGACCAGGGTGCATGAGTTAGGTCGCTTTATCGAAGTCAAAGGTGATTACGTTAATGATCTACGTGATTGGGCGCATTCCAAGGGTTTCTAA